A genomic window from Plasmodium chabaudi chabaudi strain AS genome assembly, chromosome: 8 includes:
- a CDS encoding regulator of chromosome condensation-PP1-interacting protein, putative yields the protein MSIDTRGSKINLFIINDINNSDCKDDEQEEPTLSVDKQEETDSTKTDNNQNSDNTNSNEKKKEIITHKIYYPQVKIVKVSCGKSIIAFLSQVGKIYCWHLDNKEDCDKNVPYLLVDSILKNKIIHDVSSGSNHIAFVSKDGDLFTYGDNSYGQLGNNTIDKDHQEYDKNVNNNNDDNYKPTNNYKIYKVYKVNLENNIIKNVYCSDKYTLYLTIDGMLYGFGLINENFLKSKQNQDKINKTLLYPHLIDTNNIAFKKIAIGNNFILAINFNNNVYSWGSNDNGVLGHGNFLDYSEPNKIENLKNVNFISAGKISLCKTTDDDIYIWGGTYGNKPNIIKNKFDSLHINSNYIIGLCSQKNMWIKNINTSSHGYYINNLKINLISSYDNLIIGVDNFLQADNVVDTKTDPISNKNPNPPLETNSEPVSEGPNEDDKVGVESEVDAKEDEYNQNHEQQTEATLDAPPNGDNIDNNKHTDDACDLKQSEENSETHNFKDQIDDEKVKADSTLKCSEEASPNNIEPSNENDNKGENDENDENNNVNVLTNDDDNSVSACPANDNSSLVKESETEINDEKGDPNESKADKINESNNSDLINFSLSESDEKEIKEDTPSDFNSICKMQNDSNYFDNNNDDSTFEMDSSYDDKTEAHNISLNMENENIEDLYNSTNSISDDNECDVEDELSKYYDEEEDFFSTNFYGLSESDYLDAKNIIIINNDQNNVNLKSALKKTPSTTEIRKSVSFSKYTYDLEKDSYEPINVNLDYNGNSIESDNDKDSEYSDDSYDENRCNQLNESHIMDFEASNIDNTCREYFNFPNDQGYHKMENEQDNEADVSGINKTGENNFENYYKEQLEESANCNNDSMVNNTYLIKNENIKMEINHEEYCQNGELNMNNADLSVEDANIEKSYENANIEEKDNLKNIEQFENTKLSTYFRDHEINENKTNDETCINNNITDMSILNKYTDYNTNVCTNQNDEDEIYIFGIDNFLYNFGMLKEFIKKIRKKAKYNKKLLNYEKKKKNGKYRLHILLSNNTIFSVKNKLKIRYNISKKIIKKKYLTKSMKNYYQNMILKNQKIENESEIKTFPSLRTNNKKRISTIDMSNYNKHDNLINLNTIISQNDQLNLIKNQSTKKKQNTIVNNNIFCKIVTNDKNKTISEVATKNEQNANKLLTSQNILENEKNANKLLTSQNVLKNGKKNLVLINTKNKAVSSEHNFVQNKKISNLKNEQLFVSAIGVTNFCNKQVDNGIDYPNNDDINNKEYIMDGQKIINIKEGEYYKENDKDIEISSHFSISTQNGTPMVEPINNTNNFNYMHLSTYKKGNKKDYQVSQLSKATHIIYNTENGNLIPKLQIKTPQNGKKCLSKTSGRFGKIPFNVNYEKEIINNLNGLGKNSNEMNSRNNSIMKNVVCINSDPVEGNEYKAEENCSPNINGKVLKKKIIKKGSTGLYNMNNTNLKKTEAGTSNVLNKNNEPSNLSHTIQTKPSIVTKMDNKKINKKKKDVQDLIIYNNTIDNEDTNIKSKNMMSIKNEITQDRIVLVSKKKKGINNTVLNKNKKVKPPKMCITDKDNYNEEEKNNSKSVSLSLLKGKENKTKILKNLKKEIKSMKKYISDENNKQNKTQNVETFLDENETEKNMNMLINKVDNNMNGAEEYINCDNYYKNIKNNLETNLNKKNVYIKYAKRMLKDIKYIITEYNNIKNEKEEMCKQNNYLRFLLESTVAKTNEMIRINKNSIQTYIEKIQNENKILKNELDEESHQHHYDLQQLVNKILSIEKVKDDVIKQNGEYNNKLSLLSKQCEQYKQKEEKLLRNLDKHKSNLQKEKKKKKKKINNLKNSIKILENNYNELKENYNSIKSYNHELLTKNDQLKDETVNLKTQIKEKDIIIAQYTEQINIPNINNILYAKHQTKNTTTLDSVKYNGDNILHSSNQLCISGDSEIAHKTCKKIEFEKRESLDDLIKTTFKNVDIKKDKEMNKLQDKLIEVLNEFAKNNKMETNYNTNKDDKDKSLFLDNLDSCTEEYKKVIQNDDAEKAISSIESIKGNDPNLAKSGGKLNGHENDNKKEKRKIKKKNLNSKNDKIEEKKKKEDKDKTQFFSTVTEVIASQKKDISHSHIKNISDKDSIEISELSDGTSYNLNEKADQKNDENLCGVIEKLVNKKREKKKNKVTENSETTIRSLKKANDKMGGLKIKSIETVNVSNSELSDDIIENVKNKTSSLKKETRLKGIEENKNCFVKNKIPSNDDTKISTYLNKNQGETNKNIKKTNKLLNKIIDNVFDKPMDNKSVNKNMLNIQNMIENNIKNVFSSENY from the coding sequence atgtctATCGATACTCGCGGtagtaaaattaatttgtttattataaatgacATTAACAATAGTGATTGTAAAGATGATGAACAAGAAGAACCCACATTGTCTGTAGATAAACAAGAAGAAACAGACAGTACCAAAACAgataataatcaaaattcagataatacaaatagtaatgaaaagaaaaaagaaataataacccataaaatatattatcctcaagtaaaaattgtaaaagtAAGTTGTGGAAAATCTATAATAGCATTTTTATCACAAGTAGGTAAAATTTATTGTTGGCATTTAGATAATAAAGAAGATTGTGATAAGAATGTTCCTTATCTATTAGTAGAtagtattttaaaaaataaaataatccaTGATGTTAGCAGTGGATCCAATCATATCGCTTTTGTCTCGAAAGACGGCGATTTGTTTACCTACGGAGATAATTCATATGGTCAATTAGGCAATAACACAATTGATAAGGATCATCAAGagtatgataaaaatgtaaacaataataatgatgacaATTATAAACCTACAAataattacaaaatatataaagtatataaagtaaatttagaaaataatattataaaaaatgtatattgctctgataaatatacattataCTTAACAATAGATGGTATGTTATACGGTTTTGGATtgataaatgaaaattttcttaaatcaaaacaaaatcaggataaaataaataaaacattattatatccTCATCTTATtgatacaaataatatagcttttaaaaaaatagcaattggaaataattttattttagctatcaattttaataataatgtttaTTCATGGGGTAGTAATGATAATGGTGTTTTAGGTCATGGAAATTTTTTAGATTATTCTGAAcctaataaaattgaaaatttaaaaaatgttaattttattagtgCAGGCAAAATAAGTTTATGTAAAACAACAGatgatgatatatatatttgggGCGGTACCTATGGAAATAAaccaaatattataaaaaataaatttgatagtttacatataaatagcaattatattattggaCTATGCtcacaaaaaaacatgtggataaaaaatatcaatacATCATCTCAtggatattatattaataatttaaaaattaatttgatCAGTTCATATGACAATCTAATTATTGGAGTAGACAACTTTTTACAAGCCGACAATGTCGTAGATACAAAAACGGATCCTATTTCTAACAAAAATCCCAACCCACCATTAGAAACAAATTCAGAACCCGTTTCCGAGGGACCAAATGAGGATGACAAAGTAGGTGTGGAAAGTGAAGTAGATGCAAAAGAGGACGAGTATAACCAAAACCATGAGCAACAAACGGAGGCCACTTTAGATGCGCCCCCAAATGGTGACAATATTGATAACAACAAACATACTGATGATGCTTGTGATTTGAAGCAGTCTGAAGAAAATTCTGAAACTCACAATTTTAAGGATCAAATAGATGACGAAAAGGTAAAAGCCGATTCCACATTAAAATGTAGTGAAGAAGCTAGCCCAAACAATATTGAACcatcaaatgaaaatgataacaagggtgaaaatgatgaaaatgatgaaaataacaatGTGAATGTGTTAACAaatgatgatgataattCGGTTTCTGCCTGCCCAGCCAATGACAATTCTTCGCTTGTCAAAGAGTCTGAAACTGAGATCAACGATGAAAAGGGTGACCCAAATGAAAGTAAAGCAGACAAAATAAACGAATCAAATAATAGTGATTTGATTAATTTTTCTCTCTCTGAATctgatgaaaaagaaataaaagaagaCACTCCATCCGATTTCAATTCAATTTGTAAAATGCAAAATGATTCTAATTATTTtgacaataataatgatgatagTACCTTCGAAATGGATAGTAGCTATGATGATAAAACAGAAGCACATAATATCAGTCTTAATatggaaaatgaaaatattgaagatttatataatagtaCAAATTCTATTAGTGATGATAATGAATGTGATGTGGAAGATGAGTTaagtaaatattatgatgaagaagaggattttttttcaactaATTTTTATGGACTTTCAGAATCTGATTATTTAgatgcaaaaaatattattattattaacaacgatcaaaataatgtaaatttaaaatcagctttaaaaaaaacaccaAGTACCACTGAAATAAGAAAAAGCGtatcattttcaaaatatacatatgattTAGAAAAAGATAGCTATGAACCAATTAATGTTAATTTAGATTATAATGGCAATAGTATCGAATCAGATAATGATAAAGATAGTGAATATAGTGATGATTCTTATGACGAAAATAGATGTAATCAACTAAATGAATCACATATTATGGATTTTGAAGCAAGTAATATTGATAACACATGTAGAGaatatttcaattttcCAAATGATCAAGGCTAtcataaaatggaaaatgaaCAAGATAATGAAGCCGATGTATCTGGTATCAATAAAACtggtgaaaataattttgaaaattattataaagaaCAATTGGAAGAATCTGCAAATTGTAACAATGACTCAATGGTGAATAATACTTATTTAatcaaaaatgaaaatataaaaatggaaataaatcATGAGGAATATTGCCAAAATGGTGAgctaaatatgaataatgcCGATTTATCTGTAGAAGATGctaatatagaaaaatccTATGAAAACGCAAACATTGAAGAAAAGgataacttaaaaaatatagaacaATTTGagaatacaaaattatcaaCCTATTTTAGAGATcatgaaataaatgaaaacaaaacaaatgatgaaacttgtataaataataatattacagATATGagcatattaaataaatacacaGATTATAATACAAATGTTTGTACTAAtcaaaatgatgaagatgaaatttacatatttgGTATCGACAACTTTCTATACAATTTTGGTATGCTTAaagaatttattaaaaaaatcaggAAAAAAgctaaatataataaaaaattacttaattatgaaaagaaaaaaaaaaatggaaaatatagGTTACACATTTTACTATCAAACAATACAATATTTAGcgttaaaaacaaattaaaaattcgATACAatataagtaaaaaaattattaaaaaaaaatacttaaCAAAAtctatgaaaaattattaccaaaatatgattttaaaaaatcaaaaaattgaaaatgaaagtgaaataaaaactttTCCTTCGTTaagaacaaataataaaaaaagaataagcACTATTGATATGTCTAATTACAATAAAcatgataatttaataaatttaaatacaataaTTTCGCAAAACGACCAATTAAatcttataaaaaatcaatcaacaaaaaagaaacaaaatacaattgttaataataatattttttgtaaaattgtaacaaatgataaaaataaaacaatttcCGAGGTTGccacaaaaaatgaacaaaatgcaaataaattattaacaagTCAGAATATTttggaaaatgaaaaaaatgcaaataaattattaacaagTCAGAATGTTttgaaaaatggaaaaaaaaatcttgTATTAATTAACACCAAAAATAAAGCTGTTTCTTCTGaacataattttgttcagaacaaaaaaatatcaaatttaAAGAATGAACAATTATTTGTATCAGCTATAGGAGTTACcaatttttgtaataaacAAGTAGACAATGGAATTGACTATCctaataatgatgatataaataataaagaatatattatggatggtcaaaaaataattaatataaaagaaggagaatattataaagaaaatgataaagataTAGAAATTTCTAGCcatttttctatttctaCGCAAAATGGTACACCTATGGTAGAACcaattaataatacaaataattttaattatatgcatttatctacttataaaaaaggaaataaaaaagactATCAAGTTTCACAATTGAGTAAAGCTAcccatattatttataatactgaaaatggaaatttGATTCCaaaattacaaataaaaactccacaaaatggaaaaaaatgtcTATCTAAAACGAGTGGCAGATTTGGAAAAATACCATTTAATgttaattatgaaaaagaaataattaacAATCTAAATGGGTTAggaaaaaattcaaatgaaATGAATTCAAGAAATAATtctattatgaaaaatgttGTTTGTATAAATAGTGACCCTGTAGAAGGTAACGAATATAAGGCTGAGGAAAATTGTTCACCTAATATAAATGGaaaagtattaaaaaaaaaaataattaaaaaaggatCGACTGggttatataatatgaataacacaaatttaaaaaaaacagaagCAGGCACTTCAAacgttttaaataaaaataatgagcCATCCAATTTAAGTCACACTATTCAAACAAAGCCATCTATTGTTACCAAAatggataataaaaaaataaataaaaaaaaaaaagatgttcaagatttaattatttataataatacaatagATAATGAAGatacaaatattaaaagtaaaaatatgatgtctataaaaaatgaaataactCAAGATCGTATTGTCTTAGTAAGCaagaagaaaaaaggaataaataatacagttttaaataaaaataaaaaagttaagCCCCCCAAAATGTGCATAACAGATAAAGATAATTAcaatgaagaagaaaaaaataattccaaATCTGtttctttatcattattaaaagggaaagaaaataaaacaaaaattttaaaaaatttaaaaaaagaaataaaatctatgaaaaaatatatttccgacgaaaacaataaacaaaataagaCACAAAATGTTGAAACCTTTTtagatgaaaatgaaacagaaaaaaatatgaacatgttaataaataaagtggataataatatgaacgGTGCAgaagaatatattaattgtgataattattataaaaatataaaaaataatttagaaacaaatttaaataaaaaaaatgtttatataaaatatgctaAACGTATGTTAAaggatataaaatatataataactgaatataataatataaaaaatgaaaaagaagaaatgTGTAAGCAAAATAATTATCTTCGATTTTTATTAGAAAGTACTGTTGCAAAAACTAATGAGATGataagaataaataaaaattcaattcaaacatatatagaaaaaatacaaaatgaaaataaaattttaaaaaatgaacttGATGAAGAATCACATCAACATCATTATGATTTACAGCAAttagtaaataaaatattaagcATTGAAAAAGTTAAAGACGATGTAATAAAACAGAACGGAGaatacaataataaattatctttattatcaaaaCAATGTGaacaatataaacaaaaggAAGAAAAGCTATTACGTAATTTAGACAAACATAAATCAAACttacaaaaagaaaaaaaaaagaaaaaaaaaaaaattaataatttaaaaaattctataaaaatattagaaaataattataacgaattaaaagaaaattacaattcaataaaaagttataatcatgaattattaacaaaaaatgatcaACTAAAAGATGAAACAGTAAATCTAAAAACACAGATTAAAGAAAAGGATATTATAATTGCACAATACACAGAACAAATCAACATTCccaacataaataatattttatatgccAAGCatcaaacaaaaaatacaacCACCTTAGATagtgtaaaatataatggtgataatattttgcaTTCTTCAAATCAGTTATGCATAAGTGGTGATTCAGAAATTGCACATAAGacatgtaaaaaaatcgaGTTTGAAAAAAGAGAATCCTTAGATGATCTAATCAAAAcaacttttaaaaatgtggaTATTAAGAAAGATaaagaaatgaataaattacaagataaattaattgaagttttaaatgaatttgcaaaaaataataaaatggaaacaAACTATAATACTAATAAAGATGACAAGGACAAATCCCTATTTTTAGATAATCTAGATAGTTGTActgaagaatataaaaaggtTATACAAAATGACGATGCAGAAAAAGCTATATCATCAATTGAAAGCATAAAAGGAAATGATCCAAATTTAGCCAAGAGTGGTGGCAAATTAAATGGgcatgaaaatgataataaaaaagaaaaacgaaaaataaaaaaaaaaaatcttaattcaaaaaatgataaaatagaagaaaagaaaaaaaaagaggaTAAGGATAAGACACAATTTTTTAGTACAGTTACTGAAGTAATAGCTAgccaaaaaaaagatatttcCCACAgccatataaaaaatatatctgaTAAGGATAGTATAGAAATTTCTGAATTAAGTGATGGAACTAGttacaatttaaatgaaaaggcggaccaaaaaaatgatgaaaactTATGTGGGGTTATAGAAAAGTTAGTAAATAAGAAaagagagaaaaaaaaaaataaagtaacAGAAAATTCGGAGACAACAATTCGAAGCTTAAAAAAAGCGAATGACAAAATGGGTGgcttaaaaattaaatccATAGAAACAGTAAATGTAAGCAACTCAGAATTGAGTGATGatattattgaaaatgtgaaaaataaaacaagttctttgaaaaaagaaacacGACTAAAGGGaattgaagaaaataaaaattgttttgtaaaaaataaaatacctTCAAATGACGACACCAAAATTTCAAcctatttaaataaaaaccaAGGTGaaactaataaaaatataaaaaaaacaaataaattattaaataaaataattgataATGTTTTTGACAAACCAATGGATAATAAAtcagtaaataaaaatatgttaaatattcaaaatatgattgagaataatattaaaaatgttttttcgtctgaaaattattaa
- a CDS encoding long chain fatty acid elongation enzyme, putative, translated as MKIINEEYWVPGKGRELAIKYEPIILGISFLYIPLILIFQKIMKKRKEIEAKYIKILWNISLSFFSFLGALFIILYDKNVLKYLILEEKEYSAITRAVICIFTLTKVVEYGDTLFLILKKKKLTFLHSYHHLSVVIYCLYSQKELVSHAHYFVFLNLIVHSIMYCYFGCIYIIPKIVYRFRKLITCLQIFQMFIGIFISYYAIQNVDNHVYINNAIASFTLYLTYAFLFLNFYFNNYYRNIKGDVATYMISMHVLGLIGFIMVCKSKDIFKLFIEVLIGCIFTLSLLKFSFYFNENYYHSFKNKIPETNFNDQIQMFKKYKNIYYSNMALLKKIIINMIKTFLLCLNGFATYAHDNIFIFVNFYSKKIKDIQNEGIVIEKQETQNYHNGKTKNRKQTNSFSDNIQKPNKINDDNFEKKNKKFLNFQNCYSLIKYIYNTSIISYIISKPPIDTISRKDDQKNDDISVQPNIYKNYNLFYIIKKIIECYLLYLICLIMPIYYGLKVYNDAVLGLCVHGAFRWVIEIYSTKIFKKSEKKKFY; from the coding sequence atgaaaattataaacgaAGAGTATTGGGTCCCAGGAAAGGGAAGGGAACTAGCGATAAAATATGAGCCAATAATTTTAGggatatcatttttatatattccattaatacttatatttcaaaaaataatgaaaaagagaaaagaGATTGaagcaaaatatataaaaatattatggaATATAAGTCTatcgtttttttcatttttaggagctttatttattatattatatgataagaatgttttaaaatatttaatattagaagaaaaagaatatagTGCTATAACAAGAGCagtaatatgtatatttacattaaCAAAAGTAGTTGAATATGGTGATaccttatttttaatattaaaaaaaaagaaattaacatttttacataGTTATCACCATTTAAGTGttgtaatatattgtttatacTCTCAAAAAGAATTAGTATCACATGcacattattttgtatttttaaatttaatagtGCATAGTATTATGTATTGTTATTTTggttgtatatatattataccgAAAATAGTATATCGATTTCGTAAACTAATAACATGCttacaaatatttcaaatgtTTATcggaatatttatttcctaTTATGCTATACAGAATGTAGACAAccatgtttatataaataatgcgATTGCAAGTTTTactttatatttaacatatgcatttttatttttaaatttttattttaataattattatagaaatataaagGGAGATGTTGCTACATATATGATAAGTATGCATGTACTAGGACTTATAGGATTTATAATGGTGTGTAAAAGTAAagacatttttaaattatttattgaaGTGTTAATCGGATGTATATTCACattatctttattaaaattttcattctACTTTAATGAAAACTATTATCATTcctttaaaaacaaaataccagaaacaaattttaatgaCCAAATCCAAATGTtcaaaaagtataaaaatatttattattccaATATGgctttattaaaaaaaattattattaatatgataaaaacatttttgttATGTCTGAATGGATTTGCAACATATGCacatgataatatttttatttttgtaaatttttattcaaagaaaattaaagaTATTCAAAATGAAGGCATAGTTATAGAAAAACAAGAAACACAAAATTATCACAATggtaaaacaaaaaatagaaagCAGACTAATTCTTTTTCAGACAATATACAAAAGcctaataaaattaatgatgACAATTtcgagaaaaaaaataaaaaatttttaaactttCAAAATTGCTATAgcttaataaaatatatttataatacttCTATTATATCCTACATAATATCAAAACCACCTATAGACACTATTTCGAGAAAAGACgatcaaaaaaatgatgatatatcAGTACAaccaaatatttataaaaattataacttgttttatataattaaaaaaataatagaatgttatttattatatcttaTATGTTTAATTATGCCAATATATTATGGACTTAAAGTTTATAACGATGCAGTATTAGGATTATGTGTCCATGGGGCATTTCGATGGGTTATTGAAATATACTCtactaaaatatttaaaaaatcagagaaaaaaaagttttattaa
- a CDS encoding chaperone, putative: MNRIKYAFPLLWKHNIIGNATKRSPMSSKIIDRAFISSNKSGVPNFSNRAKIKKVKCNNCSCDINIETLVPLCCQSCKALISVEVFKIFNFFELFDLEASYDIDKNLLKKKFNDIQKIYHPDQNSQNPELEKVNEVSSYINHAYKTLLNDIDRAIYIMDKKYDYKIKEEENLEDEEFLFEIVEINEQINNPDANIAELTKEYKDKYQDHVEKIKLHFKEKDFINVINALKKLKFINRILDRLQNI, encoded by the exons ATGAACAgaattaaatatgcatttcCTTTATTGTGGAAACACAACATAATAGGGAATGCGACCAAACGAAGTCCTATGTCTTCAAAGATAATTGATAGGGCTTTCATAA GTAGTAACAAATCTGGTGTGCCAAATTTTAGTAACAGggcaaaaattaaaaaagtaaaatgtAACAACTGTAGTTGTGATATAAATATCGAGACTCTAGTGCCTTTGTGTTGCCAG AGTTGTAAAGCATTGATTAGTGTGGAAgtgtttaaaatttttaactttttcgAGCTTTTTGACCT aGAAGCTAGTTACGATATCGACAAaaatcttttaaaaaaaaaatttaatgacatacaaaaaatataccacCCTGATCAGAATTCTCAAAACCCTGAG TTGGAAAAAGTAAATGAGGTATCAAGTTACATAAACCATGCTTATAAAACTCTGTTGAATGATATCGACCGagctatatatatcatgGACAAGAAATATGATTATAAG ATAAAGGAAGAAGAAAACTTAGAGGATGAAGAATTTTTATTCGAAATCGTTGAG attaacgaacaaattaataacCCTGATGCAAACATTGCGGAATTGACAAA gGAGTATAAAGATAAGTATCAAGATCATGTAGAAAAAATCAAACTTCATTTCAAAGAAAAA GACTTTATCAACGTTATAAatgctttaaaaaaattaaaatttataaatagaaTTTTGGATAGGTtgcaaaatatatga